In Carya illinoinensis cultivar Pawnee chromosome 10, C.illinoinensisPawnee_v1, whole genome shotgun sequence, one DNA window encodes the following:
- the LOC122278605 gene encoding zinc finger BED domain-containing protein RICESLEEPER 1-like encodes MDSRRASQKSDCKARKRAKCSKLARFQTPVPQLIKQARFQFQFQFLCFFGSFWIDMSEQVPTVECSSASPLVEIEVDGITGREEFNAIECDSNDGNNEVDGIIGGEENPSAPIDPQKYAYQRKPRKKTSAVWKDFKIVEKNGVKKAECNFCKDLLSISSSGSTTHFHRHLTSCLPHIAASKRQKVLTIDMKGSECVNLVKNFSYDMKKVRELASNMILYHEYPFSMMEHVVFNKFMRANTPYWQKISRTTARNDCQSTYEIEKKKLKTILRGVNKVSITTDMWTSGQKISYMVITCHFVDPDWHLQKRVLNFCNVPPPHNGVIIADALQKCFIDWGIENKVSTITVDNARYNDVALRVLKDVFSLKKKLSIGGQLFHVRCCAHITNLLVKDGLSEIGEIVDCVREGVKYLVASEARIKQFSDIAKQLQLPSKKLFLDVPTRWNSTYLMLAAALEFREVFPRYGDRDQGFNYVPSVEDWTKVENVCQILAVFNEVTNIISGTEYPTANLFLPEVWRIKEVLNKKSLDLNDYIRAMVVKMNTKFDKYWGECNLLMAVAAVLDPRFKMMLVQFCFPVIYSEPEATKNIDTILRILYELYDEYAEDYNLANVESSGHENARDIGSSCSGSINVVGKNVMSGKSIFESFVRRNDTIRPVKSDLDVYLEEGVYICSEDSDLHFDALEWWKVNDLKYRILSKMARDILSISITTVASESIFSTGGRVIDPYRASMSVETVEMLLCGADWVRVDGDWHLASF; translated from the exons ATGGATAGTCGTCGAGCTTCTCAGAAGTCAGACTGCAAAGCGAGAAAGCGTGCCAAATGTTCCAAACTTGCACGGTTCCAAACTCCAGTTCCTCAGCTCATCAAGCAAGCACGGTTCCAGTTCCAATTCCAGTTCCTCTGTTTCTTCGGTAGTTTTTGGATTG acATGTCTGAACAAGTACCAACTGTTGAATGCTCATCTGCAAGTCCACTGGTAGAGATTGAAGTTGATGGTATTACTGGTAGAGAAGAATTTAATGCTATAGAGTGTGATAGTAATGATGGGAATAATGAAGTTGATGGTATTATTGGTGGAGAAGAAAACCCAAGTGCCCCTATAGATCCCCAAAAATATGCATACCAAAGGAAGCCTAGGAAGAAAACTTCTGCagtttggaaagattttaaaatagtgGAGAAGAATGGTGTCAAGAAAGCTGAGTGTAACTTTTGCAAAGATCTCTTGTCTATTTCTTCATCAGGTTCTACAACTCACTTTCATAGGCACTTGACTAGTTGTCTTCCACACATAGCTGCTTCTAAGAGACAAAAGGTTTTGACTATTGACATGAAGGGTTCTGAATGTGTGAATCTTGTAAAAAATTTCTCGTATGATATGAAAAAGGTAAGAGAACTAGCTTCTAACATGATACTTTATCACGAGTATCCTTTTTCCATGATGGAACATGTGgtgtttaataaatttatgagaGCTAATACTCCTTATTGGCAAAAAATAAGTCGTACTACAGCTAGAAATGATTGTCAATCCACttatgagattgagaaaaagaaGTTGAAGACAATATTGAGAGGTGTGAATAAAGTCAGTATAACAACCGACATGTGGACTTCAGGTCAAAAGATCTCATATATGGTTATTACCTGTCATTTTGTTGATCCTGATTGGCATTTACAAAAAAGAgtcttaaatttttgtaatGTCCCACCACCACACAACGGGGTTATTATTGCTGATGCTCTTCAAAAGTGTTTCATTGATTGGGGAATTGAGAACAAAGTATCTACAATAACAGTGGACAATGCTAGATATAATGATGTAGCTTTAAGGGTTCTCAAAGATGTTTTCAGTTTGAAAAAGAAGTTATCTATCGGGGGGCAGCTTTTTCATGTGCGTTGTTGCgcacatataacaaatttattgGTCAAAGATGGACTAAGTGAGATTGGTGAAATTGTCGACTGTGTTCGAGAAGGGGTGAAGTACTTGGTTGCATCAGAAGCTCGTATCAAGCAGTTTAGTGATATTGCAAAACAATTGCAATTACCAAGCAAGAAACTTTTTTtggatgttcctaccagatggaataGCACTTATCTAATGCTAGCTGCAGCCTTAGAGTTTAGGGAAGTCTTTCCGAGATATGGAGATAGAGATCAAGGCTTTAATTATGTTCCAAGTGTTGAGGATTGGACCAAAGTGGAAAATGTCTGTCAAATTTTGGCAGTTTTTAATGAGGTTACAAACATTATCTCAGGAACTGAGTATCCAACTGCTAACTTATTCCTTCCTGAGGTATGGAGAATAAAAGAGGTGTTGAACAAGAAGTCTCTTGACCTAAATGATTACATACGAGCAATGGTTGTGAagatgaatacaaaatttgataaatattggggaGAATGTAATTTGCTTATGGCAGTGGCTGCTGTTTTGGATCCAAGGTTCAAGATGATGCTAGTTCAATTTTGTTTTCCAGTAATTTATTCAGAACCCGAAGCCACTAAAAACATAGACACCATCTTGAGAATCTTATATGAGCTGTATGATGAGTATGCTGAAGATTATAATTTAGCTAATGTGGAGTCGAGTGGACATGAAAATGCTCGAGACATAGGTTCTTCTTGTAGTGGCTCTATCAATGTTGTGGGGAAGAATGTGATGAGTGGCAAGTCTATATTTGAATCATTCGTTAGAAGGAATGATACCATTCGTCCAGTGAAATCTGATTTGGATGTTTATTTAGAGGAAGGTGTCTATATTTGTAGTGAGGATTCAGATTTACATTTTGATGCCTTGGAGTGGTGGAAGGTTAATGATTTAAAATACCGCATTTTATCTAAGATGGCACGTGATATTTTGTCAATTTCAATTACTACAGTGGCTTCAGAATCTATATTTAGTACTGGTGGTAGAGTAATTGATCCTTATCGCGCATCAATGTCTGTTGAAACAGTAGAAATGTTATTATGTGGGGCTGACTGGGTTCGG GTTGATGGTGATTGGCATTTGGctagtttttaa